Proteins from one Triticum aestivum cultivar Chinese Spring chromosome 7A, IWGSC CS RefSeq v2.1, whole genome shotgun sequence genomic window:
- the LOC123147986 gene encoding SPX and EXS domain-containing protein 5 yields the protein MKGASVPAVVGMPSPLFLWRFKAILFLLWGLCCCKIGWDSVMRMSADLRDLFLYEVFLYYNPLFLVALMIWLWGVNLWVFAQSSVNYVKVFDLAQTHLSHREIWRCATWLTLIVPTSMTAYLYLYSHGEVSLAASQPVLLYAILLIVLLSPFDMFYLSSRFYFLRTMLRIILPLQAITFPDFFLADIFTSMSKVFSDLERSVCRMVNRQVATIAWFEADSICGSHSIAIPLVLVLPYLCRFFQCLRQYKDTKEKSCLLNALKYSTAVPVIFLSALKYHVFPDQWVSFYRPLWLISGVINSLYSFYWDIKRDWDLSILTRIFMFKSPSTWTSLLYGRNWVYYWVLGSNLILRCTWTYKLSAHLRHNYLTVFAITALEMLRRFQWVFFRVENEWNKMTAKQNFEMSSDMPSESDRLLESNSHTGSEGQGYTPVGL from the exons ATGAAGGGCGCGTCCGTCCCCGCGGTTGTGGGCATGCCTTCGCCGCTCTTTCTTTGGCGGTTTAAG GCTATATTGTTTCTCCTATGGGGTTTATGCTGTTGTAAG ATAGGGTGGGACTCGGTTATGAGGATGAGTGCTGATCTGCGAGATTTATTTCTGTATGAGGTTTTCTTATACTATAATCCTCTCTTTCTTGTG GCACTTATGATTTGGTTATGGGGAGTGAATTTGTGGGTCTTTGCACAATCATCAGTGAATTATGTAAAGGTGTTTGATCTTGCGCAAACACATTTATCACACCGAGAAATTTGGAGG TGTGCTACTTGGCTTACTTTAATTGTTCCCACAAGTATGACAGCTTACCTATACCTGTACTCACATGGGGAAGTGTCACTTGCTGCTTCTCAACCA GTTCTGTTGTATGCTATCCTTTTGATAGTCCTCCTTTCTCCGTTTGATATGTTTTATTTATCATCGCGCTTTTACTTCCTGAGGACAATGTTGCGTATAATACTTCCATTGCAA GCAATTACATTCCCCGACTTCTTTTTGGCTGATATTTTTACATCCATGTCAAAG GTGTTCTCAGATTTGGAACGTTCAGTTTGTCGCATGGTCAATCGTCAG GTGGCGACAATCGCTTGGTTTGAAGCTGATTCAATTTGTGGTAGCCACTCTATAGCTATTCCTCTAGTCCTCGTGCTCCCTTATTTGTGTCGTTTCTTCCAATGCCTTCGACAGTACAAGGATACAAAGGAGAAGAGTTGTCTTCTGAACG CACTCAAGTACTCGACAGCAGTCCCGGTGATTTTTTTATCGGCGCTCAAGTATCATGTATTCCCTGACCAGTGGGTTAGCTTTTACCGGCCCCTCTGGCTTATTTCGGGGGTTATAAATTCGCTGTATTCCTTCTACTGGGATATAAAGCGTGATTGGGATTTGAG CATTTTAACCAGGATTTTCATGTTCAAAAGCCCAAGCACATGGACAAGCCTTCTTTATGGGCGGAACTGG GTGTATTACTGGGTGTTAGGCAGCAATCTCATTCTCCGCTGCACATGGACATACAAGCTGTCGGCGCATCTTCGGCACAACTACCTCACAGTGTTTGCGATAACAGCTTTGGAAATGCTGAGGCGGTTTCAGTGGGTTTTCTTCCGCGTGGAGAATGAGTGGAACAAGATGACAGCCAAGCAAAATTTTGAAATGTCATCCGATATGCCCTCAGAATCAGACAGGCTACTGGAGTCTAATAGTCACACA GGCTCAGAAGGTCAGGGATACACACCAGTAGGTTTGTAG